CGGGGCGCGAGACCTGGGGAGGAATCGACGGAATCAACGACCCAAGCACGCCAGAAAGTGAACGGTTCCCTCGACGGCGCACTGGGGGGACGCACAGTCGAGGGAACCGGGGCCAGAAACCGCGTCGGGGATCGCGTTCGTGGAAGCGAGGGGCTTTCACGATCTGACATCCCAAGGCTAGACCGCTCGGCGCGACCCGCAGAACGGCGGCCTCGAACGAGACGTTACGGTCGTGTTAAAAGTCGGCTGTCGGTCGCCTCCGACGACGGATCCGTCGCAATTCGAGACACGGTCGCACCCGGGTTAGGCTTTTCCCGGCGCTGTTGAGGTTCGCCTCACAGCACCGCTCCGCACACGCACCATCGAACGATCAGAGATCCAGTCGTCACTATGCATTCCAGTGGTGATCGCCGAGCACGCGGCATTCCGATCGTCCTGATTGCCGCGCTAGTCGCCGCAATCACCGCAGCAGCCGTCGCAGCACTTGCTCGCGCATCCCGCACCGACTCGGAACGCGAGAACGAGATGGATGCCTGGGCCGACAGCCCCTGACGCAGTCACCGACGCAGCGGGGCTGAACCACAAGAGCCCCCTCGCTCGGAAGCGAGAGGGCTCTCAGCGCGAAACGAATCAGGCCGGGAAGAGCTTGAAGTTGCCGTCCTGCAGGCTGGCTCCGTTGCTCGTGACGGTGCCGGTCGACTCCGCGCGTACGCGGTTCGCCCTCGACGCCACACTGGTGAGAGTTGTGGCGTAGGTGATCGTCGGGAACGGGACCTGCGTCGCACCGTCAGCGGGAACCGCGATCGGGAGCGGGCTGAGAAGTGCGAGCTCGAGATAGTTCGCCTCGTTGGCCAGCACAGCCCAGACGCGTCCGTTGCTGGTGATGGTCGACGCGGTGATGGGCGCGTTGTTGAACAACAGCGACGTCGCCACGATCGGACCGCTCAGCTCGTAAGTGACCGTCGCGCCGTCCAGGTTCCAGCCGATACCCACATTGGCAACTGTCGCCGAACCGGAGAACGTGCCGGTCACAGCCGCACCGATGGTGTTGCTCGCGATGGCGATGTTGCCGGCGTTGGCGATGGTCAGGCCGGTCTGCGTGTTGGTGATGCTGGCTGCTGCCATCGGCGTCGCGACAGCAAGCGCGATGACCGGCGCCGACCAGGCGGCGGCCTTCAGGACGCGGCGGCGTCCGGGGTTGGATTCGCTGCCCTCGGCGCCGAATGTCTCTTCGTTGCTCATTGTGGTTCCCTTTCTTGTCTGCGAGTGACGCGGCCCAGGCGCGGAGACGTCACCGGGAACCGCAGCGGGATGTCGACCGTGGCGGCGCGACGACACTGCGGCACCGGTTCTGCTTCTGCCCGCGCCCCAGAGAACTCACGCGGGCTCACCACACAGCAGTCGCGAGATTCGGGCTCACGGATGCTGCATCATCGACGTCAGTCGGATTCCGACGTCAAGTGGAATTCACGCTCTCATAGCGCGCTGTGCCGAGTCCAGCCTCCCAGTCACACTCTCGGGCGGATCACAGACGCGATGCGTTGTCGTCTGGCGCGTGGAACGTGACGTTCCGCGTGCGATCAGGCCACTCGCTCGGCGGTTCGTGCATGGCGCCGCTCGCGCGCGGGCGACATCTTGCCTTCCGCCGCCATCGCGCGGGCGAGGCTCGAGCCTCCTGAGAAGCCCGAATAGCGCCCGATCTGCTCGACGCTCATCGCGTCGTAGGTGCGATCGCGCAGCAGTCCCATCGCGTGCTCGACGCGTGCTCTCCGGATCTCGCGCTCGACCGTCGTGCCGCGGGCGCTGTGCATGCGCTGCAGCTGACGCAGCGAGATCTTGACCTCATCGGCCACCGAGCGCGGCGACAGGCTGTGATCCGACAGCTGCGCGGTGATGATCGCGATCGAATGTGCGAAGACACCCGGCTCCTGCGGGATGGATACGCGCGACGTTCCGCCGATCAATACCCCGATCAGCATCTCCTGCAGCAGCCGTTCGAAGTAGTACGTGGCGAACCCGGTCAGCGACGCGGACTCCACCTCGGCGGCGCGACGGATGAAATCCACCGTCGGCGCGAGCAGCGGACCGTTCGATGGAAGATGACGCACCTGCCCGGCCGGGGGCGCGCCCACCCCTTCCAGCACGGCGGACGGCACGATCAGCGACAGCAGGCGGACGTTCCCGGTCAGCGAGAAGGTCATCTGCGGCTCGAAGACCGAGACATAGACATCCCCGGCACGGAAGACGTGGCGACCCCGCTTGGTGTCGATGGCGATCTCGCCGGAACGCACGATGTGCAGCCCGACCCCATCCCGCGGGCCAGCGAACGGCGGACGCGGCGCCCCGGCAGGCACGACGTACTCGCCGATCCGGACGCTGCCGAACACGGCGAGCGTGCGTGCCCTGCTGGTCTCGATCGTCACGGTGCTCCCCCAAGCCCTGAGTGGCGTCAGCTGGCGACGCGTCGGGATCGTCGGGTCGACGGCGGACCCGCAGTGCTTGCGACCGACGCACCGGCACCGGCCGGCAGCGGTGTCGACGCGTTCGGTGCGACTTTCGCCGCGGCGGCGGCCGACGCCTTGACAGGCGCAGGGGGCACCGCCGTGATGACCTCATTGACGGGCGCAGCGGCAACGCCAGCAGACGCAGGAGGAGCAGCAACCGGCGCAGGACCAGCAGGACCAGCAACCGGCCCAGGAGGAGCAGCAACCAGCGCAGGCGCCGGACTCCGCCGCGGCCCAGCCACGTTCACCTCGATGTCCGCGTCCGCGGTGGCATCCTCGGCCCGGTAGTAGTCGCCGGCGTAGCGGTAATCGCGGTACGCG
This portion of the Microbacterium pygmaeum genome encodes:
- a CDS encoding Clp protease/crotonase-like domain-containing protein, translated to MSNEETFGAEGSESNPGRRRVLKAAAWSAPVIALAVATPMAAASITNTQTGLTIANAGNIAIASNTIGAAVTGTFSGSATVANVGIGWNLDGATVTYELSGPIVATSLLFNNAPITASTITSNGRVWAVLANEANYLELALLSPLPIAVPADGATQVPFPTITYATTLTSVASRANRVRAESTGTVTSNGASLQDGNFKLFPA
- a CDS encoding helix-turn-helix domain-containing protein, producing MTIETSRARTLAVFGSVRIGEYVVPAGAPRPPFAGPRDGVGLHIVRSGEIAIDTKRGRHVFRAGDVYVSVFEPQMTFSLTGNVRLLSLIVPSAVLEGVGAPPAGQVRHLPSNGPLLAPTVDFIRRAAEVESASLTGFATYYFERLLQEMLIGVLIGGTSRVSIPQEPGVFAHSIAIITAQLSDHSLSPRSVADEVKISLRQLQRMHSARGTTVEREIRRARVEHAMGLLRDRTYDAMSVEQIGRYSGFSGGSSLARAMAAEGKMSPARERRHARTAERVA